In one Anaerohalosphaeraceae bacterium genomic region, the following are encoded:
- a CDS encoding sigma-70 family RNA polymerase sigma factor, whose product MPEERKNLTSEDYRLFIKLYLANERRLYGFVRALIPNWSDVDDVIQETAAVLWSKFDQFDKSTNFSAWALKIAHFQILNYYKHQKKDKVYFSEDMLNLLAEKNHEHPNIDERLPILKKCLQQLKDYELSLIQMRYEPGGSTRRMAEQTGKELHVLYRTLNKIHAKLLLCIRQHLREVYS is encoded by the coding sequence ATGCCGGAAGAAAGAAAAAATCTTACATCGGAAGACTACCGGCTTTTTATCAAACTCTATCTGGCTAACGAACGCCGGCTCTATGGGTTTGTACGGGCCCTGATTCCAAACTGGTCGGATGTAGATGACGTTATCCAGGAAACGGCCGCCGTCCTCTGGTCCAAATTTGACCAGTTTGACAAATCTACGAATTTTTCCGCCTGGGCCCTGAAAATAGCCCATTTCCAGATCCTGAATTACTATAAACACCAAAAAAAGGATAAAGTTTACTTCAGCGAAGATATGCTGAATCTTCTGGCAGAGAAAAACCACGAACACCCCAATATCGATGAACGGCTGCCGATTCTGAAAAAATGCCTTCAGCAATTGAAGGATTATGAATTGTCTTTGATACAGATGCGTTATGAACCGGGCGGTTCGACCCGACGGATGGCCGAACAAACCGGCAAGGAGCTGCATGTGCTGTATCGGACGCTCAATAAAATTCATGCCAAACTGCTGCTGTGTATTCGGCAGCATCTACGGGAGGTTTATTCATAG
- a CDS encoding NPCBM/NEW2 domain-containing protein yields the protein MELSNIQLNRLFTLLGALRDEIITPQEFDELTALLKNYPQARELYLDYIYLCTDLCNLQAAIRHTPALASPLSCSTQEPEDSGAPLTLEFLQVLGDYEKNAEAVELPPVELPALQSPRPVPAVKTKPQVSKLSLFALLTSLAALLMILAYPLIFPAPQPGVASVLDTLGAAWSSREPLEKGVRLSAGAAPVQLIKGLVKIQTDNGVHLVIEAPAEFRFVNSDELSMTYGRVFVNIRQAPNGFAVQTQKSKIIDLGTQFGVYTDMRGDIELHVFEGKTVLIAGLSNKTKQVMDVMAGQAKRFGESSGEVQSIRLSEGFFARDIQSQTNLVWRQEKQIDLADILGGGTGLGDGQRGAGINPSNRPADALGEMRDRRSGNAYNKVPSNPYIDGVFVPNGTSPQVVSSAGHIFRECPVTSGYFFADILHSPAEKLLQNSQSKTASLRLGSIDYSDAGQTFLCMHANSGITFDLNAFRSRLQSPIRRFKAQAGLLDFVPAHLRAGYAECWILLDGQVRFHAALDAGQTEPIEIDISDSQRFLTLVVTDGGSRDPELDRNAIGYDWCIFGQPKLILE from the coding sequence ATGGAACTTTCGAATATCCAGCTGAATCGTCTTTTTACGCTTTTGGGTGCCCTTCGGGATGAAATCATCACCCCGCAGGAGTTTGATGAGTTAACGGCTCTTCTGAAGAATTATCCCCAGGCGCGGGAACTTTATCTGGACTATATCTATCTATGCACGGACCTTTGCAATCTGCAGGCGGCCATTCGTCATACCCCCGCCCTGGCTTCCCCGCTGTCCTGCAGCACTCAAGAGCCGGAGGATTCCGGAGCCCCTCTGACCCTCGAATTCCTTCAGGTTCTTGGCGATTATGAGAAAAATGCAGAGGCCGTGGAACTGCCTCCAGTGGAACTGCCGGCTTTGCAGAGCCCTCGTCCGGTTCCGGCTGTTAAAACCAAACCTCAGGTATCCAAATTATCCCTGTTTGCCCTGCTTACGTCGCTGGCGGCTCTTTTGATGATTCTGGCGTATCCGCTGATTTTTCCTGCCCCGCAGCCCGGAGTTGCCTCGGTCCTCGATACACTCGGAGCCGCCTGGTCCTCCCGCGAACCCCTCGAAAAAGGCGTTCGTCTATCTGCCGGAGCCGCTCCGGTTCAGCTGATCAAGGGGCTGGTCAAGATTCAGACCGACAACGGTGTACATCTGGTTATTGAAGCGCCGGCAGAGTTTCGATTCGTCAACTCCGATGAGCTGTCGATGACCTACGGGCGTGTTTTTGTCAACATTCGGCAGGCCCCCAACGGCTTTGCCGTGCAGACCCAAAAATCCAAAATCATCGACCTGGGCACCCAGTTCGGCGTCTATACGGACATGCGGGGAGACATTGAGCTGCATGTATTTGAGGGCAAAACCGTCCTGATTGCCGGACTGAGCAATAAAACCAAACAGGTGATGGATGTCATGGCCGGCCAGGCCAAGCGATTCGGCGAGTCCAGCGGCGAAGTGCAGTCCATTCGCCTCAGCGAGGGTTTCTTCGCACGCGATATCCAGTCCCAGACCAACCTTGTCTGGCGTCAGGAAAAACAGATTGACCTGGCGGACATTCTCGGCGGCGGCACCGGATTAGGCGACGGCCAAAGAGGCGCCGGCATTAACCCCTCCAACCGACCGGCTGATGCCCTCGGGGAAATGCGTGACCGCCGCAGCGGCAATGCCTATAACAAAGTTCCCTCCAATCCGTATATTGACGGGGTGTTTGTGCCGAACGGAACAAGCCCGCAGGTGGTCAGTTCCGCCGGCCATATCTTCCGGGAATGCCCGGTTACCAGCGGCTACTTCTTCGCCGACATCCTCCATTCTCCGGCGGAAAAACTGCTGCAAAACAGCCAAAGCAAAACCGCCTCGCTTCGGCTCGGCTCCATTGATTACAGCGACGCAGGACAAACATTCCTGTGCATGCACGCCAACAGCGGCATTACGTTTGACCTGAACGCCTTTCGAAGCCGGCTGCAGTCCCCCATCCGCCGATTTAAGGCCCAGGCGGGTCTGCTGGACTTTGTCCCGGCGCACTTGAGGGCCGGGTATGCAGAATGCTGGATTTTGCTGGATGGTCAGGTGCGTTTTCACGCTGCTCTGGATGCAGGACAGACGGAGCCGATTGAGATTGACATTTCCGATTCGCAGCGGTTCCTGACGCTGGTGGTCACCGACGGCGGAAGCCGCGACCCCGAGCTGGACCGCAATGCCATCGGATATGACTGGTGCATTTTCGGACAACCCAAACTGATTTTGGAGTAA
- a CDS encoding type II secretion system protein yields MKKAFTLIELLVVIAIIALLLSIVMPSLKMAKEHAGRLACADHLKIIGQVLHLYTQANADSLPEAYYTETRTGGAATYFIFNVDPTKPPQTRITGTFNLAPLWTQGYIDNGAVFYCPSNKRTAFSYEAYLGPQDWPSVDPAYANPSNPNSVRISFSYLPQSSQRKMTVGTKQFPAVAKKLSQTHPSRSICLDVLQARERMSHRRGGYAGANLLYTDASVKFRQNPQVLDQQVYGSDPMQDPELWRTIVQGLE; encoded by the coding sequence ATGAAAAAGGCCTTTACCCTCATTGAACTGCTGGTCGTAATCGCCATTATCGCCCTGCTGCTGAGCATCGTGATGCCCTCTTTGAAAATGGCCAAAGAGCACGCCGGGCGGCTGGCCTGTGCCGACCATCTGAAAATCATCGGTCAGGTGCTTCATCTCTACACGCAGGCGAACGCCGATTCCCTGCCGGAGGCCTATTATACGGAAACGCGAACAGGCGGAGCGGCGACCTATTTTATTTTTAACGTGGACCCGACCAAACCGCCGCAGACCCGCATCACCGGCACCTTCAATCTGGCTCCGCTGTGGACCCAGGGGTATATTGACAACGGCGCTGTATTCTACTGCCCGAGCAATAAGCGGACGGCCTTCAGCTATGAGGCCTATTTGGGGCCGCAGGACTGGCCTTCCGTGGACCCGGCATATGCCAATCCGAGCAATCCCAACTCGGTCCGAATCAGCTTTTCGTACCTGCCGCAGTCCTCACAGCGGAAAATGACCGTCGGCACCAAACAGTTCCCGGCCGTAGCCAAGAAGCTTTCCCAGACACACCCGAGCCGTTCCATCTGTCTGGATGTGCTTCAGGCCCGCGAGCGGATGTCTCATCGGCGGGGCGGCTATGCCGGCGCCAATCTGCTCTATACAGATGCCAGCGTAAAATTCCGGCAGAATCCGCAGGTGCTCGATCAGCAGGTGTACGGCTCCGACCCCATGCAGGACCCGGAATTGTGGAGAACCATTGTCCAGGGACTTGAATAA
- a CDS encoding LamG-like jellyroll fold domain-containing protein, translating into MRTSIIWGGIILLCSFGLAARASVTRTTAFGRGADTYLTNDSQQGPNTNTGTEVRMRAWRQLANTRCKIGYIRFDIEGVAGDFSNATLTLHYTYMKGGQSTITVYGVKDGPDDFWIESGTGGITYNTAPGVLPTTLGNYSIDTSKAVQLGTFISPAAQTLPFSVTTNPATLDLASFLASDTNGLVTFFFIGPDDEDEIATKERTDGTPPPTLNMPNASLGKAINPNPAHDSYVNRFSLTQLQWELLPGVGKCDVYFGTDPNTAVMSKLTFAPAVTSVNINSFAGYSTPLTEGTYYWRVDCYDTHPTDPNKFVGPFWKFTATAAPIFESISPAYQAKFVGETADIITANFTSGSSMTYTWYRSADNATNTAADDVVVGTNSNTLALGTLAKTHAGWYYCVASGAGGQTASSTVRVSIKQQIAHYTFDGNANDSSGNNLHGTLLGEPTFAAGIFGQALLFDGIDDYVQLPAGFDDFSPGLTISVWARPAAVTSWARFVDFGNGANSDNIFLTRNGTTTNLSYSHYRGTTSAGTVTATAALNLNEWQMYVAVMDASGSVTLYRNGVPVQTGVIPQMPNIIVRNNNYIGESNWADDAFYSGLMDDVQIWNYPLTADQIADMYAAGAGSFCRFRPQLDFSGNCIVDLADLAIFAQSWLQCGIHPDCQ; encoded by the coding sequence ATGAGAACAAGCATCATCTGGGGAGGAATCATCCTGCTGTGTTCTTTTGGACTTGCGGCCCGGGCATCGGTTACCCGCACGACCGCTTTCGGCCGCGGAGCGGATACCTACCTGACCAATGACAGTCAGCAGGGGCCGAACACCAACACCGGGACAGAAGTTCGGATGCGGGCCTGGCGGCAGCTGGCCAACACCCGCTGCAAAATCGGATACATCCGGTTTGACATCGAGGGAGTAGCCGGAGACTTCAGCAATGCCACGCTGACGCTGCATTATACGTATATGAAAGGCGGACAAAGTACAATAACCGTCTATGGCGTTAAGGACGGACCGGATGATTTCTGGATTGAAAGCGGGACCGGCGGCATCACCTACAACACCGCTCCGGGCGTTCTTCCCACGACACTCGGAAATTATTCAATTGACACCAGCAAGGCCGTTCAGCTGGGGACCTTCATCAGCCCGGCGGCGCAAACCCTGCCGTTTTCCGTAACCACCAACCCCGCCACTCTGGATCTGGCTTCTTTCCTGGCCTCCGACACAAACGGTCTGGTCACCTTCTTCTTTATCGGTCCGGATGACGAAGACGAAATCGCCACCAAGGAGCGTACAGACGGAACCCCGCCTCCCACACTGAATATGCCCAACGCTTCTCTGGGCAAGGCCATTAATCCCAATCCGGCTCATGATTCCTATGTCAACCGTTTCTCCCTGACCCAGCTGCAGTGGGAGCTTCTGCCGGGAGTGGGCAAATGTGATGTTTATTTCGGAACAGACCCGAATACGGCCGTGATGAGCAAACTGACCTTTGCACCGGCCGTAACGTCCGTGAATATCAATTCCTTCGCCGGCTACAGCACACCGCTGACGGAAGGAACGTATTACTGGCGTGTGGACTGCTACGATACCCACCCGACGGACCCGAACAAATTTGTCGGACCGTTCTGGAAATTCACCGCCACCGCCGCTCCGATTTTTGAGAGCATTTCCCCGGCTTACCAGGCCAAGTTTGTCGGCGAAACGGCGGACATCATAACGGCCAACTTTACCAGCGGCTCTTCGATGACGTACACCTGGTACCGAAGTGCCGACAACGCCACCAACACGGCGGCGGATGATGTGGTCGTGGGGACCAACTCGAACACCCTTGCCCTCGGAACCCTTGCCAAGACCCATGCCGGCTGGTATTACTGCGTGGCCTCCGGTGCCGGCGGCCAGACAGCCAGCAGCACCGTGCGGGTTTCCATCAAGCAGCAGATTGCCCATTACACCTTTGACGGGAATGCCAATGATTCCTCCGGCAACAATCTGCACGGAACCCTTCTGGGTGAACCGACGTTTGCAGCCGGCATCTTCGGACAGGCCCTGTTGTTTGACGGCATCGATGATTATGTTCAGCTGCCTGCCGGATTTGACGACTTCTCGCCGGGCCTGACCATTTCCGTCTGGGCCAGACCCGCTGCCGTCACATCCTGGGCACGATTTGTCGATTTCGGCAACGGCGCCAACAGCGACAACATCTTCCTGACCCGAAACGGCACAACGACAAACCTGAGCTACAGCCATTACCGCGGAACGACCAGTGCGGGTACGGTCACAGCCACCGCCGCTCTGAACCTGAATGAATGGCAGATGTATGTCGCTGTGATGGATGCTTCGGGCAGTGTGACCCTGTATCGAAACGGCGTGCCGGTCCAGACAGGCGTTATTCCCCAGATGCCGAATATTATTGTCCGCAACAACAACTACATCGGCGAGAGCAACTGGGCGGATGACGCCTTCTACAGCGGCCTGATGGATGATGTCCAGATTTGGAACTATCCGCTGACGGCCGACCAGATTGCTGATATGTACGCTGCCGGCGCCGGCAGCTTCTGCCGGTTCCGTCCGCAGCTGGACTTCAGCGGCAACTGCATTGTGGACCTGGCCGACCTGGCCATCTTTGCTCAAAGCTGGCTCCAGTGCGGTATCCATCCGGACTGCCAGTAA
- a CDS encoding DNRLRE domain-containing protein, protein MERKIFYLLLMLLFFVPSSRALVITTEYGNGADAYIGNDTQVRSTSTAGAAATELRARYNGGGSRFQCTYLRFDLSGMTNETFVGALLQLEATYIKSSTGRRLDVYGLTDESLDNWTESTLCYQNAPGMLQPASGWDTGDYLIDETKLTWLGFLNTPGTGGQTPTYPITFSSNTTDLGTAFSNFLASDTNKLVTLVIINSTGTSSINCEDRFASKEHATFTAPALVLVPEPATLALVGLGGLISLRRRG, encoded by the coding sequence ATGGAAAGAAAAATCTTTTACCTGCTCTTAATGCTTTTGTTTTTTGTGCCCTCTTCTCGGGCTCTGGTCATCACCACAGAATACGGCAATGGCGCCGATGCGTATATCGGCAATGACACGCAGGTTCGCTCCACGTCCACAGCCGGCGCCGCTGCGACAGAACTTCGAGCCCGCTACAACGGCGGCGGTTCTCGGTTCCAGTGCACCTATCTCCGATTTGATTTGAGCGGGATGACGAACGAAACCTTCGTCGGTGCCCTTCTGCAGCTGGAAGCCACATACATCAAAAGCTCAACCGGACGCCGACTGGATGTCTACGGGCTGACTGATGAGTCGCTGGACAACTGGACGGAATCGACCCTCTGCTATCAGAACGCCCCCGGAATGCTTCAGCCGGCATCCGGCTGGGACACCGGAGACTATCTGATTGATGAAACCAAGTTGACCTGGCTGGGTTTCCTGAACACTCCCGGAACCGGCGGCCAAACCCCGACATATCCCATCACATTCAGTTCCAACACCACCGATTTGGGAACGGCCTTCAGCAATTTCCTGGCTTCGGACACCAACAAACTGGTTACTCTGGTGATTATCAATTCGACCGGCACATCTTCGATCAACTGTGAAGACCGCTTCGCTTCCAAGGAACATGCAACGTTCACAGCACCGGCACTGGTTCTTGTGCCGGAACCGGCAACACTGGCATTGGTAGGCCTGGGCGGTTTGATTTCACTTCGGCGGCGCGGATAA
- a CDS encoding glycoside hydrolase family 97 catalytic domain-containing protein: MKLRLAVCLFCGAALVQMGYAMERSHTIQSPDGRVRVDFLLEEGRPFYSVRLGEDVLLEKSPLGIKRSDADFTGQLTLKRFSKTEKVSDKYTMPHGKQSHITYRANRRTATLANPQGQLIQIVFQVSNDGLAFRYHFPEPSGRKVSVEEEHTGFAFPAGTVSWLHPMHDSKTGWEKTYPSYEAHYEIEKPVGLPSPYSAGWAFPALFRVGQAGWVLLSETAVDENYCGCRLAQHSDGGVYRIAFPQVNEHRGPQDPVAPSAVIPFSTPWRLVIVGRDLGTIVQSTLATDVAAPSKVKDVSFVKPGRAAWSWLRYDTEGTKLPYLQEYLEMAGKLGWEYMLVDADWDRLVGYEKIAELAKQARQKGVELILWYNSNGEWNTAPMTPKNRVHLPDVRREEFERLRQMGIRGIKVDFFGGDKQATMQLYLDILRDAAAYQLLANFHGATLPRGWHRTWPNLVTTEAVMGMEFCTFDQRNADRQAEHSCILPFTRNVVAPMDFTPVVMSRRIRGVQRRTTPAFEMALPVIFESGIQHFGLAPFEAEALPAFALEYFKAVPTCWDETRFVSGYPAKEVVLARRKGKQWFAAGINGEKTAKTLTLDLSFLPRNFQGVLITDGADSDRLEARDVSARDVRKLTISLPPQGGFVLYSKPR, translated from the coding sequence ATGAAATTGCGGTTGGCGGTGTGTTTGTTCTGTGGGGCTGCTTTGGTTCAGATGGGGTATGCCATGGAACGGAGCCATACGATTCAGAGTCCGGACGGACGCGTGCGGGTGGATTTTCTGCTGGAAGAGGGCAGGCCGTTTTATTCCGTTCGGCTGGGTGAGGATGTCCTTCTGGAGAAATCGCCGCTGGGAATCAAGCGAAGCGATGCGGATTTTACCGGGCAGCTGACCCTGAAGCGTTTTTCCAAAACAGAAAAGGTGTCAGATAAATATACGATGCCGCACGGCAAGCAGAGTCATATCACCTATCGGGCCAACCGGCGGACGGCAACCCTGGCCAATCCGCAGGGACAGCTCATTCAGATTGTCTTTCAGGTCTCCAATGACGGGCTGGCATTCCGCTATCATTTTCCGGAGCCGAGCGGGCGGAAGGTTTCGGTGGAGGAAGAACACACCGGTTTTGCCTTTCCGGCCGGGACGGTCAGCTGGCTGCATCCGATGCACGATTCCAAAACGGGCTGGGAGAAGACCTATCCTTCGTATGAGGCCCATTATGAGATTGAAAAACCCGTCGGGCTTCCTTCGCCGTATTCGGCGGGCTGGGCGTTTCCGGCGCTGTTTCGGGTGGGACAGGCCGGCTGGGTTTTGCTGAGTGAAACAGCGGTGGATGAGAATTACTGCGGCTGCCGGCTGGCGCAGCATTCGGACGGCGGCGTCTATCGGATTGCCTTCCCGCAGGTCAACGAGCACCGCGGACCGCAGGACCCGGTTGCTCCTTCAGCCGTCATTCCGTTTTCCACTCCGTGGCGGCTGGTTATCGTAGGGCGGGATTTAGGCACAATCGTCCAGTCCACGCTGGCGACGGATGTAGCGGCCCCCTCGAAGGTGAAGGATGTTTCTTTTGTCAAGCCGGGCCGGGCGGCCTGGAGCTGGCTGCGGTATGATACGGAAGGGACGAAACTGCCGTATCTGCAGGAGTATCTGGAAATGGCCGGCAAGCTCGGCTGGGAATATATGCTGGTGGATGCCGACTGGGACCGTCTGGTCGGCTATGAGAAGATTGCCGAGCTGGCGAAGCAGGCCCGTCAAAAGGGCGTGGAGCTGATTTTGTGGTACAATTCCAACGGGGAGTGGAATACAGCGCCGATGACACCGAAAAACCGGGTGCATCTGCCGGACGTGCGGCGGGAGGAGTTCGAGCGGCTCCGCCAAATGGGCATCCGAGGGATAAAGGTGGACTTTTTCGGCGGGGACAAACAGGCGACAATGCAGCTGTATCTGGATATTCTGCGGGATGCGGCGGCGTATCAGCTGCTGGCCAATTTCCACGGGGCGACGCTGCCGCGCGGCTGGCACCGCACCTGGCCCAATCTGGTGACAACCGAGGCGGTGATGGGGATGGAGTTCTGCACCTTTGACCAGCGCAACGCCGACCGGCAGGCCGAACACAGCTGTATTCTGCCGTTTACGCGAAATGTCGTCGCTCCAATGGATTTTACGCCGGTGGTGATGAGCCGCCGGATTCGCGGGGTGCAGCGCCGGACCACGCCGGCCTTTGAGATGGCGCTGCCGGTCATTTTTGAGTCGGGCATTCAGCATTTCGGCCTGGCGCCGTTTGAGGCGGAGGCCCTGCCGGCATTTGCACTGGAGTATTTCAAGGCGGTGCCGACCTGTTGGGATGAAACGCGTTTCGTATCCGGCTATCCGGCCAAAGAGGTTGTGCTGGCGAGGCGGAAAGGCAAACAATGGTTTGCAGCGGGCATCAATGGTGAAAAGACCGCCAAAACCCTCACGCTGGACCTGTCTTTTCTGCCCCGGAATTTTCAGGGAGTCTTAATCACTGACGGGGCGGACTCCGACCGGCTGGAAGCCAGGGATGTGTCAGCCCGAGATGTCCGGAAACTGACCATTAGCCTGCCGCCGCAGGGAGGATTTGTGCTGTATTCAAAGCCCCGATAG